Proteins found in one Candidatus Tisiphia endosymbiont of Beris chalybata genomic segment:
- a CDS encoding metal ABC transporter permease — translation MYLIILTVILISVIFAPLGCISLWKKYVYFGDGLAHASLLAGSISIICHFSVISSGVIVALIFAILVFILKNKTVGSSVVILVSSFMLSLALVISYLNPAQLNINNLLFGDILAASSNDVGILLVILLLVFAFIWYFYDQILLIVINQDIARIRGVKVQFIELAFLIFLSLAVFSTIKIVGALLVTSILLIPAMSARIISRTPGQMIINAVIISLSINCLGLISSFYFDIPLTPIITLINTITYSLIYFLSYVKKMLL, via the coding sequence ATGTACTTAATAATATTAACCGTCATCCTAATTAGTGTAATTTTTGCTCCTCTTGGTTGTATAAGCTTATGGAAGAAGTATGTGTATTTTGGGGATGGCCTAGCTCATGCTAGCTTACTTGCTGGAAGTATTAGCATTATTTGCCATTTTTCTGTTATCTCATCAGGGGTAATTGTTGCTCTTATCTTCGCCATTTTAGTATTTATTCTAAAAAATAAAACGGTTGGTAGCAGCGTGGTGATTTTAGTATCAAGCTTTATGCTATCTTTAGCTTTAGTAATAAGTTACTTAAACCCCGCGCAGCTCAATATTAATAACTTATTATTTGGCGATATTTTAGCCGCTTCCTCAAATGATGTGGGAATTTTATTAGTTATTCTACTCTTAGTATTTGCTTTTATTTGGTATTTTTACGATCAAATTCTATTAATTGTGATCAATCAAGATATTGCTAGAATTAGAGGAGTAAAAGTTCAATTTATTGAATTAGCGTTTTTAATATTTTTATCTTTAGCGGTATTTTCAACTATTAAAATCGTTGGTGCTCTTCTTGTCACTAGTATTTTACTGATTCCTGCTATGTCTGCCCGCATCATTTCCCGCACCCCAGGGCAAATGATTATTAATGCAGTTATTATAAGCTTATCTATAAATTGCCTGGGTTTAATTTCCTCTTTTTATTTTGATATCCCCCTTACCCCTATCATAACTTTAATCAATACCATTACTTATTCTTTAATTTACTTCCTTTCTTACGTTAAGAAAATGCTACTCTAA